Proteins encoded within one genomic window of Amycolatopsis sp. 2-15:
- a CDS encoding flavodoxin domain-containing protein — MTTVLVAYAGKNGGTREIAEVVSEELRALGHAVDTRDAADVADVAAYPAVVVGSALYYSRWRRSAVRLLEHNVAALRERQVWLFHSGPCGPGAALVHVSLPASVALLAASIDAERTTTFGGRLDPALVRGVLPRLMARGSRAGDFRDWERIRTWARDVGHRVSSHVSL; from the coding sequence ATGACGACAGTGCTCGTCGCCTACGCAGGCAAGAACGGCGGCACCCGCGAGATCGCCGAGGTGGTCTCGGAGGAACTGCGCGCCCTCGGCCACGCCGTGGACACGCGGGACGCGGCCGACGTCGCCGACGTGGCCGCTTACCCGGCCGTGGTGGTCGGCAGCGCGCTGTACTACTCGCGCTGGCGCCGGTCGGCCGTGCGGTTGCTGGAGCACAACGTGGCGGCCCTGCGGGAGCGTCAGGTCTGGCTCTTCCACAGTGGCCCGTGCGGCCCGGGTGCTGCCCTGGTGCACGTGAGCCTGCCCGCGTCCGTGGCCCTCCTGGCGGCGAGCATCGACGCGGAACGCACCACGACCTTCGGCGGGCGGTTGGACCCCGCGCTCGTCCGGGGGGTTCTGCCGCGGCTGATGGCGCGCGGATCCCGCGCCGGCGATTTCCGTGACTGGGAGCGGATTCGCACCTGGGCCCGCGACGTCGGGCACCGCGTGAGCTCGCACGTTTCTCTCTGA
- a CDS encoding nitric oxide synthase oxygenase has translation MRVNFDAPLPPERVTTVEYGEAEEFIRLCHAEAAVPGLRVDERLAQVKEEIAETGSYRHTYAELAHGARVAWRNSARCIGRLYWRGLRVRDRRDVRDAAGVAAECVTHLHEATRGGRIRPTLTVFAPGSPATPGPRIHNDQLIRYAGYRLEDGSVLGDPQYVEFTDTVRELGWRPPERRGSFDVLPLLVEAEPGSRQLFGLPADAVLEVPLTHPDHRWFAGLGLRWHAVPAISNMPLEIGGVRYSAAPFNGWYMATEIGARNLADVTRYNLLPVIAGLMGLSTDDDRTLWRDRALVELTLAVQHSFDHAGVTIADHHSESRRFLTHLDREERAGRSCPADWSWVVPPLSGAQTPVFHRYYDEPDPATRPAFLPPG, from the coding sequence ATGCGAGTGAATTTCGATGCACCCTTACCGCCCGAAAGGGTGACAACCGTCGAATACGGCGAGGCCGAGGAATTCATCCGGCTCTGTCACGCGGAAGCCGCCGTGCCCGGCCTGCGGGTCGACGAGCGGCTCGCGCAGGTCAAGGAGGAGATCGCCGAAACCGGTTCCTACCGCCACACCTATGCCGAACTGGCCCACGGCGCGCGCGTGGCGTGGCGCAACTCCGCGCGCTGCATCGGCCGGCTCTACTGGCGCGGCCTGCGCGTGCGTGACCGCCGCGACGTGCGCGACGCCGCGGGGGTCGCCGCCGAATGCGTCACGCACCTGCACGAAGCGACCCGCGGGGGCCGGATCCGGCCCACGCTCACGGTGTTCGCGCCGGGCAGCCCCGCCACGCCCGGTCCGCGTATCCACAACGACCAGCTCATCCGCTACGCCGGCTACCGCCTCGAAGACGGCTCCGTGCTGGGCGATCCGCAGTACGTCGAGTTCACCGACACCGTGCGCGAACTGGGCTGGCGCCCGCCCGAGCGGCGCGGTTCGTTCGACGTGCTGCCGCTGCTCGTCGAGGCGGAACCGGGTTCGCGGCAGCTGTTCGGCCTGCCCGCCGACGCCGTGCTGGAGGTGCCGCTCACGCACCCGGACCACCGCTGGTTCGCCGGCCTCGGCCTGCGCTGGCACGCCGTGCCGGCCATCAGCAACATGCCGCTGGAGATCGGCGGTGTGCGCTACTCCGCCGCGCCGTTCAACGGCTGGTACATGGCCACGGAGATCGGCGCGCGCAACCTCGCCGACGTCACGCGCTACAACCTGCTGCCCGTCATTGCCGGCCTCATGGGCCTGTCCACGGATGACGACCGCACGCTGTGGCGCGACCGCGCGCTGGTGGAGCTGACTCTGGCCGTGCAGCATTCGTTCGACCACGCAGGCGTCACCATCGCCGACCACCACTCGGAGTCGCGGCGGTTCCTCACGCACCTCGACCGCGAGGAGCGAGCGGGCCGCTCGTGCCCGGCCGACTGGAGCTGGGTCGTGCCACCGCTTTCCGGCGCGCAGACCCCGGTTTTCCATCGCTACTACGACGAACCCGACCCCGCGACGCGCCCGGCGTTCCTGCCGCCTGGCTAA